The genomic DNA AAATCACTTTTCAATTTCGATTCAatacaaacaaaatcaacacTAACCTGTGACGGACCCTGAAAATCAACACTACCAATCTACCTAATCTTCTCCTTCCCACTGATCCTATCAGCAGCCTCCTTAATCTCCTCAATATACCCATCAATAGGCGGCGTAAGCGTTGCCATAAACATATTCATCGGAAACGGCGTCAAATCCGGCACCAAAGCAGTTTCCTTCAAACCCCCAGGCAAAGCTTCAATAGCCTTCTTTTTCATCCTCAAAAGATTTGTCTCTGCCGCTTGTCTCGCCCTATGCTTCCTCATCAAAACCCTACTATACTCCTTGGCCAATTTCATCCCATCTTCCTTCGTCAATTCATACTTTGGCAATTTCTCAGCATCCACTAACCCTAATGTTATATAATCCAACCCAGGGGTTCCCATTATCGTTGGTTTCTCAAAAACCCTAAATTTGgcgtttttcttcttcatcatatcAAGTTCAATTTGACGATCTTTGctaattaaccctaatttttctcGTTCAGCTTCGCGTGCACGTTGTTTGGGTTTGAGAAAACGAAGTGGTGTTGGTGCGTTGAGGCATTGATCGTAGAGGCGTTCGCGTTCTTGTTTCTCGCGGGAACCAGTTGGGGCTCCAGGTGTGGGTTCGGGTCCGGATTTTTTTACTGTGATTTTGGAACGTTTTAGGATTTGACCggcttttccttttcctttggCGGTGCGGCTGACGGAGCAGCGTTGGAGGAGTTGGTGCGGTGAAGATGACGGTGGTTTTAGCTTTGTCAGACGAAGCATGCTTGAATTCtgagaaatgaaatgaaatgcgATACTGGTTGCGGAGGTGAGTGATGATGAGTAATGGTAAAagcatttttcattcttttttgcTACTACCGTATGGTAGTTAAGTTTTGTTAGCCAAATTTGGTATTTGTTGATCATGATTGGGGTTCTTGATTCCATTGGAGTTAGTGTCGTGGAGACACCAAATGATTTTCCAACGACCCATAAATAGGTTTGAGACTTCTATGAATTATGTATTTCGGTTACTACCACTTTCTTCGTCAACATTATTTGATTAATCATTAGTCGTTCTGATTAcgtcttgtaatttttattagttaattacacaatattttttaagattGTATCATTCTTCTCAAGTTGGAAATGCACATCAACACTTTCAACTTATTGGAGGTTGTTATATATAGTTAGAGATTTGTTAATATTGACTAAGATAGTTAATCAATACTAGCAAATCTCTATCTATAGTGATCCACCTATACTAAACATGTTCTTTATTAAATTCTTGTCCCAACCATACTCCCCCGTAATCATTAACATCTCCCATCCTCTCATTTTATGACATCACTCTTCTTCACAACAATTGTTATCTACGGGAATCCAAGCCTTCATTAAAACCAACCAGTGAACTCAGCACAAAAACAATACAGGAAAAGTAAGCGTCCAAATTTGGAAATCTGGATGTGTAATATAGGggtattttcagtttttttaggGCAAGAGAGATATGTCGTGGTGAAAAAAGAATTTCCAAATGACCTAGCGTTGCCCAATCCAACCAATATGTAGACTTACAAGGCTACAACCCACTAACCGTCTGTAGGCCCTAGACACCTTGGGCCATGATTCTTAGCATAATATTTTGACAGCTTCTTTTTTCACCCTTATGAGTTTTTCGTGCGCCCTATGCAATCCAAACGGCATTAATACCCCATAAAAACCTCGAAAACACATGGAAACATTTTGGATTTTAGACTCCAAATAAGGAGGGCGAGAAACTCATAGGGTAAGATAAGTAATGGcctaatatgtttatttttaaatctataGCAATACAATTGATTAGTTTCTAGGAGGAGCTAATCATGTTATGCCAAATTGCAAAGATTACATGTTAACGTTGAGCGTGTTAAAAAATCTACTAAAAAGTTAAGCACCATAAGGAGTTATACACAAAGAAACTAAACATGCAAACATTATGTTATGTAGCATAGTTACGAATCTAAGACCTAGTTAGGAAAATATGGATTTACAAGTCTGGATGGTGATTGTTTTACAAACCCATCTACACTAATCCATTGAGGAGTGAAAAGATACGCAGGGAAAAGATTTCATTGAAGTGATACATTTTTTTGCTGAGAGGAGCATTGAGGAGCCATATTTTATCAATTGCTTGGGTTCCAAAATCTTGcgtcaaaccttttttttaggggattttgCGTTAAACCTATCATTTGAGATGTTACGTTATTTAAATATGGTGTAAATCAAGAGGTTGCACTCGACTAATTAAAGTATGTTAATTATGGACAAATCGGTCGGAAGAACCTAAACTCAAATTTTgatggaacaattttttttatcaatttttttttaccttttgatttaattgtggATTACAAGTGTCTGTTCCCGGTAAACTAGAAGGTtaagacaaaacaaaacaaaacaaaatggcTTActaaaaatcattcaataaaatagaaatatgtaAGATAGAGTGCGAGAAGAGAAATATAAGTGATTTGATAGAATTTTTGGTATAAGAAACTTTTTGGTTTCAAGTGTGAGATGTTAAGTCTCGCATCCTAAAACTCTCCACCACTCTTTTCAAGTGATCATATTGAGATAACACTTTGGTGCCACAATTTCATCTTGCTTGATATGCAGAAACTTCAAAGCTCCAAAAACCTTTATATTTGAGTGGTCAGCTGGTCTCCCACTCCATACCTTCACAGGTGTCTTAAAGTTTATTCCATTGACCAACATATTTTCATCAAGTAAATTGTATTACTTACAACTTCTCCATAAGAACTCTAGGGCAACCTAATTTTGTAAGTCATATATCTAACGTCTTATTGATGTGTACACCTTGGCcattttgttttaatgtttttgcCAGATCCTTATGCCGCATAATAAACTTGTTAAACTGCTCTGAAACCAAACTCCAAGCTATTGTCAGttcttaaaacaaaaagtttagTTCCTATTTGATTTCATAGACGGGTATCCCATTCCTTGAAATTGTCAAACATGTCATTTTTATTGTTCTAATTTGAACACATACTCTTCTTGATAAATTATCAATCACAATGAGAAAATAGGAACCAACACCTTGAGTTAACATACTTAAAGGTTTCCTAGAATTATTTATGGCACACCCAAACTTAACTATATGTTGTTTGTCTAGTCTGCAATTATCACAAAATTCTAGTTTATCTAATTTATCACTACTTAGTAAACCTTTTTTTACCTAGTTCAACTAAATCATCTCACTAACATACCTTGATATTGAATTCCATAATTTGGTTCTAACATGTGAGTCTGAACTAGCCAATGATGCATGAGTAATAATAATAGAACCATCTGATATGCTCAAACCACATATTTGGTATCTTTAGTATCGAAGTGCAATAGCCTAACTCGTCAAATATACTTATGGatgttaaattttgattaaGTTTATCATGAAACTTCACATCTTATAAAAGGAATTCACGATTGTCATACATCTTAAGACGAATTCAACTCATATCTTTAACTATAGCAATCTTCTCCTTTGTGacttccctcaaaacattataCTCAACGCACACAATAATGATAATTCTTGTATTATTTATCATCTTAGTCTTTTTCCAATTGAGTTAGCGTGATTGACATCCTGGCCCCACTCTTTAAAGCATCTTCATATTTATGTTGAATCAAGATCGCTTCCATCTTCCCTTTTCATAGACCGAAATCATTGTTATTAAAAAGATAACGTCATTAAATTAATTGGTCGGTTTGCGAGCCACCGTAATGATTCAATTGATTTCAGTTTGGTTCAATGGTTCAgttcatggttttttttttccacccctaatttttcattttagcaTTCAATAGAGAAATGGTGAATTCTCTCCCTATTCTCTAATGATTCATAATGATTcaaaggtgtttacaatgtgtTTTCAACTCAAATCATTCTCTacctaacaaatatttttttgagttttCACATCCTGTCACACGATTGTGCTTTTCACTACAGAATTAAGTAGCAAACTAAGAAACCCCAGCTATATGtgataaagggaaacaaatCTATACTTTTCGGTGCTGATCCTAAGAAATGGATATAACAAAATCTGAACTAAAATTGGATCGGAAATCATTTGGAGGGTGCCCAAAGTTTTTTCTCTCCCACTTACTATGCGcattttctctcccaaaactgtTATATTATATTCTAATGTTGCTCTCCAACATTAGTACCTTCTTCCGCTTAAAAACAAGTATTAGTGCAttctgttttaattttttgacaaatgataTTAGTGCATTCTTGAATGTGAGATTTAATGTAGACGAATTTTTATGTGCTTAtcaaatgttgtttttttttttagaaactagATTAACCCACCTATATTGACATCAGGGTTTAATCGAATCTTAGACCTTGAGAAGAAGCGTATTCCCAAGTCTTAACCAATACCACCAAACCAATCCAAATGGGCAGGAACGGGTACACATATAGCTCCTTGTGGCCTGGACCCTCACTacatttgcaaaaaataaaaaataaaaaaaaattactactcaTCTATTGTACTGGTATGGtaatatatgattattttgtATTAACTTTTGTGTGCATGTGTAGTTTCATGACTAGAACTTACCAACAATATAagagtatatattatatatacacaaaagGCACCACAAAGAGAGAAGCAAGAGGGGtcgttatttctttctttttggttaTTGAGGGGTAGTTATTATTTAGGATTATTGTTTgagttttgattattattttggaagtgtttattttttaattggtaTGTTTGTTTTTAGAGTTGCTTTTGATATTAAATGTCGCAAGTGTAACcgttaattaaaatatttttctctattatgACCCTCATCAAGAATTTTATGCGAAATCGTACGAGAGATGAATTAAAAGTgagaaaatcattcaatatttttaaaatttgaaaaatcgtAAAGaacaattataatatatattcctctcataaaaattataatgtatatttatgtttttaagaatGAAATGTTTGCCTACACTGTTTAAAAATCATGGATCCATCCCTGTAAGTGGGGGCTGCTTATCAAATGTTAGTTTCTacataaattttgatattggatATGAACCTCTCGAAAATAGTTTATTGATTCTTATCATCTACTATACTATATAGGAAAGTTAATGTCCcatgaatttaccattttgcccctataaggggcaatttggtaatctacttattggttaagtttttttttttgaaccatggcctatgaatttccatttttgcccctaatcaatttttttaattattttctaattaacttttaattatttttcaatttttatatttttaactatttttcaattttttcttccaaattcagttgcttctacattctttcgaagaattttttttatgcagtgattatctaaggttattattttaccttagataaacattaaatgtaaaagtgtggaggaaaaaattaggttaaaattggagctgacattttgcataaattaaatctagagttactatagtaaagtcacgcgaaaaaataggttaaatctagggttaatattgcgtcacgggttaacatttagaaataagagatgacattttgcttaAATTCAATCTAGGGTTAGTAtcgtaaagtcacacgaaaaaattaggttaaatctagggttaatattgcgtcataGGTTAACAtctagaaataagagatgtcattttgcataaattaaatctagagttaatataatttgtttagtaaaattaaagagaaaaattaggagcgatttgtttattttgatttccctaacaattaacgttaacattttgattaaattaaacagtgTTAATTAAATATGGTTAATACAGTAAGATTAAGCAAaaaagttaggttaaatctagggcaaaattttgcgttcgggttaactttaagcaaaaaaataggctaagtatagcaagacgggttaacatttataaataagagattaaGTTAAGCATAGGGAGGCGGGTTatcggttattcctttccaaaaaaacagcatataattgggaacatacttttattttactttagataaacattaaatgcaaaagtgtggatggaaaa from Medicago truncatula cultivar Jemalong A17 chromosome 8, MtrunA17r5.0-ANR, whole genome shotgun sequence includes the following:
- the LOC25500592 gene encoding uncharacterized protein, with translation MESRTPIMINKYQIWLTKLNYHTVVAKKNEKCFYHYSSSLTSATSIAFHFISQNSSMLRLTKLKPPSSSPHQLLQRCSVSRTAKGKGKAGQILKRSKITVKKSGPEPTPGAPTGSREKQERERLYDQCLNAPTPLRFLKPKQRAREAEREKLGLISKDRQIELDMMKKKNAKFRVFEKPTIMGTPGLDYITLGLVDAEKLPKYELTKEDGMKLAKEYSRVLMRKHRARQAAETNLLRMKKKAIEALPGGLKETALVPDLTPFPMNMFMATLTPPIDGYIEEIKEAADRISGKEKIR